The following are encoded together in the Glycine max cultivar Williams 82 chromosome 8, Glycine_max_v4.0, whole genome shotgun sequence genome:
- the LOC100804777 gene encoding uncharacterized protein isoform X2 → MTVVAPWPRRRRKHLIAAKILFRDPPKKRKFGLISWTNNSERHIQVLQSIGIDPGSKHATEQSEGLEHEIKQVRESLISAYEKNIATRLKVEVCRLEANNYNITKDACATAYISSSNVPW, encoded by the exons ATGACGGTGGTGGCGCCATGGCCGCGAAGAAGGCGAAAACATCTGATTGCCGCTAAGATCCTTTTCCGCGACCCCCCTAAGAAGAGGAAGTTTGG GTTAATATCATGGACAAACAATTCAGAGAGGCATATTCAAGTTCTGCAAAGCATTG GGATTGACCCGGGCTCCAAGCATGCAACTGAACAAAGTGAGGGACTGGAACATGAGATAAAGCAAGTGAGAGAATCTCTCATCTCTGCTTATGAGAAGAATATAGCTACAAGGCTGAAAGTTGAGGTTTGCAGGCTGGAAGCTAACAACTACAATATCACAAAAGATGCTTGTGCAA CTGCCTACATATCCAGTAGCAATGTTCCTTGGTGA
- the LOC100804777 gene encoding uncharacterized protein isoform X1: MTVVAPWPRRRRKHLIAAKILFRDPPKKRKFGYPFSFPLTRLISWTNNSERHIQVLQSIGIDPGSKHATEQSEGLEHEIKQVRESLISAYEKNIATRLKVEVCRLEANNYNITKDACATAYISSSNVPW, translated from the exons ATGACGGTGGTGGCGCCATGGCCGCGAAGAAGGCGAAAACATCTGATTGCCGCTAAGATCCTTTTCCGCGACCCCCCTAAGAAGAGGAAGTTTGGGTATCCCTTTTCCTTCCCACTAACTAG GTTAATATCATGGACAAACAATTCAGAGAGGCATATTCAAGTTCTGCAAAGCATTG GGATTGACCCGGGCTCCAAGCATGCAACTGAACAAAGTGAGGGACTGGAACATGAGATAAAGCAAGTGAGAGAATCTCTCATCTCTGCTTATGAGAAGAATATAGCTACAAGGCTGAAAGTTGAGGTTTGCAGGCTGGAAGCTAACAACTACAATATCACAAAAGATGCTTGTGCAA CTGCCTACATATCCAGTAGCAATGTTCCTTGGTGA